A window of Fusarium musae strain F31 chromosome 1, whole genome shotgun sequence genomic DNA:
TTCTTGGACAAGTTCGTCTACCGAAACGCCAAGGTCACCGATTCAGCCAAGGGCGTTTCCATCATGCAGCCTCTACGGGCTACCAAGGACGCTGGCGACATCTGGCTCGGCAGCCGTGGAGCTGGAGGTGCCGTGTCGTCTGTGAACTCATCCGCAttctggaagaagaaagcGGAAGATGTTCCTGCGGAGGACATCTTCTTCCACCAGTACTTCCAGCAGGTTGACAAGGAGGgcaaggagaccaagaagaatgCTGCAGGAAACGTCGAATCTGACGATGAGCAAGAAGACGAAGTTTGGAAGGCACTGGTGTCTACACAACCTGGCGTTGACCCTGATGACGACGGCTCTGATGTGGGCTTCGACCTCGACGACTCGGAAATGGCATCGGACGATGACTCGCAAGCATTGTCCTTGGATGGCGAGTTgggcgaggatgacgacgacgtcATGAGTGTGGATATCGAGGGGtccgatgaggagatgggtGGTGCTTTGATaagcgaggatgaggagggattCGAGGTCAAGGAGGCAGCAAGCGAGAAGACGAAATCGAAGCGCAGAAAGCTCAAGGATCTTCCCATGTTCGCCTCGGTGGACGATTATGCCGAGCTCTTGGCCGGAGAGGAGGATATGTAGGAGAACTTATCAATTGCGAggacatgatgaagctggacCCATGTTTTAATATTTTGGTGGTACAATACACATGTTGGTGCAGGAGTCAAAAAGGCACATCTGAAAGAAATACGCACACAGGCATGCTAGACAATATGTCACATAAAATAAATCTCTCGTTGTTTGTCTCAATCAGGTATCAAACcactcaagctcatcattctTGGTGAAAATTGCTCTGTAGGTCTTTCCGCCACCTGAATCCTCGCGCTCCTCGGTGTGAATGCTATGGAGCTTGGGGGGCTCATCACCACCGCCAATGAAGACACGGAAGTGAATATAAGATGGGCCTGAAGGGTCAGGTAAAGCGGGAATGCGAAGCTTGCCGAACAAATGGATACCGTAGGCTGATGTAGCGACACGGACAGCTTCGAAGTCATCAGCGCTGAAACCGACAAGGTCTTGGTCTGAGAGGTGTTCCTATATCTTATAAGCCATGGTAAGCCGAGAAAGATTCGATTGAACTTACAGCTGCTGCAAAGTACTCTGGTTCGTGCTCTAAAAGGGGGGTTAACTTTAGATCCAATCGGAGGTAGGCTCATATCgacttactattatagtcgTGGCGGAGATGAACAAgagtcttcttgagctcggggAGGATCTGTTCCAAGGCTGTAATGGAGTCCTCCTTGGGAGGGTGAACAGGGCCCAAATCTACAGTTTCAGCGGTCGCCTGGATCAAAGGGTTAATATCAAGTTTGCCAACCAAGTTCGACAATCTCACCATTGTGAGCAAGATGCCTCGTGAGTTCTAAGTGATTTGAAAGTGGATAGTGAGTGAGGAACTCGATGACAACGGTGAACGGAGATGCACACACTTTAAATACTGCCTACGGCAGGTTACACGAACAAGGAATAAAACGCCCAAGCAAGCATACATGTCGTCAGCGGCCTTTGATCGTCTCCTACAAACCATGTCTCACAAGCTCGTCGAGCTACTCTGGTTGGATGAGACTCACGTCACAGGTGCTAGGGGTCCCAGCACATGGCTCCATGGCAGTTGGGACCCGACATCTTGCCGCGATCATCAGGGTCGTGCCAACTTGGCGCATAAGGTAGGTTTCAGCAGGCTAAACTTAGTACCTACCTCTATCCCTAGTACGTATATGTATGTAGTACAGCTTTCCACCGTTCCACGTTAggtgggtaggtaggtatctacCCAGGAACAACGTTGGCTATCGTTTAAGTGCATAATAAACGCCGAGGCCAACCCTCCTATCCGAGGCAAGGCGAAAACGCCGTTGATCAAGACAACCTTAAATCGAATCGAAAGCCGAGGCGGCGCATTTCTCAAGTTCtacttcttttttctctctttttttttgtcttttctttgtctttaaTCTCGCCTTTGCTTCTTTATCAGAGTTCACTCTCTAGAACAACAAATTCGCCATGTTTTCTAAACAAAGTGGACGTCTGGCAGCGCAAGCTTGCAAACGTTTTGCTCGTCCTACGCAGTCCCGCAGTTATGCGACTGGAGGTGTGCCTGCGCCCCTCAAAGCACTTATACCCGCAAGATAGACTGACAAATCTGACTTATAGCAGCCACAGCAGCCGCTGGTGGTGCTTTCAAGAGAGCAGCAGGTATGTTGCTCGCTGGCGTAGGCGCAAGCACAGCAGGCGGTTTTGGAACATGGTACACGATGCATTCGAACGGCTTAGGCTTCCACTCAGACGAAGAGAGCCTGCGGCGATTCGTCGCTAACCACGAAGAGGCGAAGATGGTGGAAGAGACGATCAACAAACATCCGCTCGTTGCAGAGCTCCGCGCCAACCCCGAACTCACCGAATCACGGCCACACATGAAAATGCCCGGATCATACCGAAGTCGGAGCCTGACAGGAGGAGCGCTCATCGGCGAGGGAAAAATGCCAGTACCACCGTACGCCTGGATGGCGCCCAAGGGCAAACAACTCGTGTCTATAGCATATGTCGGTGACGACCTGTGCGGCCATCCTGGTATTGTACATGGTGGTCTCCTGGCGACTATGCTGGATGAGGGTCTCGGACGTTGCTCCTTCGGCGCGCTGCCCCATAACATTGCAGTTACAGCAAACCTCAATGTCGACTATCGCAAACCCACCCCAGCGGGAAGCTTTTTGGTTCTTCGAGCGGAGACATACAAGGTGGAAGGCCGCAAGGCCTGGGTTAGGGGCCATATCGAATTACTGGCCGAGCCTGGCGAGAAGCCGACGATAGTGGCCGAAGCGCAAGCACTATTCATCTCGCCCAAGTATGCTGCGGTAAGTCATATATCGTGTGATACCGATATTCTGGAGATGTTCTAATGCGCGTTGTAGATGATGCCTAAAATTGGTTAAACGAATAGACGACACGTGCTACGAtaactttttctttctttgagCGAGCGACGGGAGTGACAGGTGCATTGTATATAGATTGTGTTGCGGTAGACGAGGAACCTCGCAGTCGGCAGGTAACATAAATGATGGACGACAGAGCATTTTACAAGAACACATTCTAATTACAAATAGAGCGTTTCCTTTGGGGAGACTTGATAGAGCGTGGCCTATCGATTTATCTGCCatgtattattattatatagaaaTAACATGAAATTCCCTGTTTGaagctcttttctttttttttccttttttttctttttttttccttttttctgTTTTTTGTCTTTTCCCTTTTCGCGGGGCCGACTTCCGGCGCATCGGGCAGACGCTGTGGAGTCTGGACCCGCGCCGGCCACTTAACAAATAGGCTTGTATGGGACGGAAAGGCCTCTGATGTCGCCATCCTCAATATGAGTTCTCATAGGCTGGTTATACACTTATAAAGGTGGGCCTCCGGGGAGTCTGTAGCAGTGGCTTCTGCCGCCCGATGGCCCGATCACGACATTACCAGGGCAAGTTACGGGCAATTACTACATCACATAGGGAGGTTCCTGGAGCGAATCATGTAGGCGTATAGCTAGAAAGATGGTATAAAATTTTATCATCAAGGTCGTGAGGTCGCAATTGGCGTCAGAAATCACTATTATTAGGTCAAGGTAgtacttaggtaggtaggttctGGTCGATTTGGTAGGTACTCTAGGAACCTCAGTACCTTACTCCGTAATATCTACATTAGTAGACTGCCATTCTCACTCACCCTCCACCGATTGGAaactcttcttttttcctcttcctttcttcacTGTCTAATATCCATCTCAACATATCTTGCTTGCACAATGGCTACGTAAGTAAAAGGCAAACCGCTCATCTCGTGCACTGCCTGTCCTCGCTGTGCCTACCTTACTATCTGGCTTCTGAATCTTGTCTCCAAGTCTCCAAATCTATTCATTACCCCGCCATCCATACTTCGCTCTACATACATCCATCCCACTTCAACACCAGAGGTATCGCTAACTAATGACGCGCTTCACAGCAACATCACCTGGCACCCTTCCTTGTCGCGCAAGGAGCGTAACGAGACCCGTGGACAGCGCGGTCTCACCATCTGGCTGACCGGTCTCTCTGCTTCTGGCAAGTCCACTGTCGCCACTGCGCTTGAGCAGCATCTCCTTCACCTCGGCGTCGCTGCCTACCGTCTAGACGGCGACAATGTCCGCTTCGGACTGAACAAGGACCTTGGCTTCTCAGAGGCTGACCGAAACGAGAACATTCGCCGCATCTCCGAAGTTGCCAAGCTCTTCGCGGACTCATCCACCATCGCCATTACCTCTTTTATCTCTCCCTACAGAGCTGATCGCAAGGTCGCCCGTGATCTGCACGAGCAAGCCACACAGGGCGGCGATGAGCCAATCCCCTTTATCGAAGTCTACGTTGATGTGCCCCTCGAAGTTGCCGAGCAGCGTGATCCCAAGGGTCTTTACAAGAAGGCTCGCGCTGGTGAGATCAAGGATTTCACTGGCATTTCTGCTCCTTACGAGGAGCCCGAGAACGCCGAGATCACTATCAAGACTCACGAGAGCTCAGTTGAGGAGTGTGTTGCTCAGATCGTTCAGTGGCTCAGTGAGAAGGGTTATCTCAATAAGAAATAGGCACAAAATCCATAATTGTCTTTCGCACTTTAAAAAGAGGTAGATCGGATATTAGTGCCATGCGACACCGGCCGCCGTCACTCAAGAGGCATAATGATAGGGTAGAATATAGGCGTTTCTTGCATGCAGGCGACTAGTTCTATcgttcttctttctcagcTTGTCTTCCTTTCACCAACCTTCCAGCCGCGCCATTCGCTAAGGAAACTCGATCTCGTAGTATACGTATGCCGTGTATTCGTGTCCCTCGCCAGTCTGAAGACCAGCGGCTGCCATCTCCGAGCTCAGCGCAGCGTCGTCCTTGGTAATCTTGCCTCGCTTGTCCCGTCCAAAGGCATTGCCGCCCAGGAACGAGTAGCTTGAGTCCAGTgcagccttgaccttgggcgCCAGCTTGGATGTAGTCTGCGAATGTGATCAGTGATGTGAATTGGGACACATTCAATAGGCTCACCTTGACCAGGACCGATACGTAATCTAGAGGCAGGCCATAGCGAAGCACTGCCTCAACAAAGACCCTTAATGTCATAACATGTATCCAGATCATGACACTTTCACTCCATCCCGTACGTCCCATACGCAGAGCCTCGCCACAAACCTTGCGCTCTTCATTGGTGACTCGATCGAGCTctctttgctcttcttgtcgaCCACCTTCAACGTACTTGTACTGACGGGGCGTCCACTTCTGTTCTCGGCACTTGGCGAGGAATTCGGCGCTATGCTTCTTAAATGTCGCCACAGCAAAGAGAACAAACTCGTCATCCTTGGCCACCTCGACAGCCGAGCGTGGCACAACCATGGGTGATATTGTCTCATACTCCTTAATGAAATCCTTCTTTGCATTGCCAGGAACAACAATGAGGTGTGTCTCGATGTACTCAGAATCCTGCACAAGAAGTTTCGGGTCGACAATGGGGGTCAAGGACTTGGTAGAGAGGTTGCCGCTGATTGAGACTGTCAATGATCTGAGGATTGTATTTTGGATCAGCGGAAAATACTCACGTCTGGCGGCGCTGCAGAGCCGCAAGGTTTGTCTTGACAGAGTTATACTGATTAAACTTTGTCTTAACGTCGGTATCAACGTTAGCTAATTCCTGAGGACATGTTAGTTGGAGCCTAGGACTGAGGTTGGTGGATTAACGCGCCTTTTGCAAAGTGCTGATAAGTTCTGCAAGAGACTTGTCGGCTCGATATCGGATTTTGTTCCAGCTGAAAGTGCTCACGTATTGATCAGTGGGTTCTGATGTGAGTGATTAGCGACTATCCGGTCTCAAAACAAGTGTACGCGACTGACTATCGTTGACCATCTTATACTGGGCGATACGATCTTCGTCACCCTCGAGCACATTCTTCAGAGAATCGGCGACCTTGGACACAACAGCCTGGCATGACGCCTCGAGCTTGGTAAGCTCATCTGCCTGTTGCACCAGGGCATCCAGAGTGCCGATCTTGAAGTCGGGGATGTTGAAAGGCAGAACGGACCCATTGTCGGACGAGATTGTCCCGCGCAATGATGATATGGAATCATCGCGATCGCTCGAGTCAAAGACGCCCTGGGGCAAAGATAGGAATGCGTATTTCGTCGACATTATGGAAGGCTCAAGCTACAAGATATTCGATGGATGAATTATGTCGAGAATATCTGCAAGATAGACTGTCGGTTTGATGAGTGTGACACCAGCGAAGAACGCGGGCAGCTCCACACGGTGAAAGCTATGGCTTTACTCGCGAGTCAAGCTCACGGGTTCATCGATCGATAAATGGCTCTCGGTTGAAGTCTTGCTGTTGAAACGGATAGAACGAGGGCGAGGGCGAGAGCGAGGGCGAGGTTGGGTCGTATCGCGTTACGTTGCGTTTATAGGGCGAGAGTGTTGCTGGAGTTGCTAGTACTACACTACTTAACACAAGGCAGTGGGAGCTGCCATGAATATCTTACTACCTTACTCCGTACCTTACCAAGTAGCAGTTGCCATTTAGGATCAGGAGTCAGTTGTGGATCTGTGGCTAGTGAGGTTAGGTATGACGACTGTTTGTGGCTGCCCACCTCGATAGTCTCATACCCCGATCGAAAATACCTAGGTCCCTCGCAtacctacatacatactAGAGTAGGTAACCACTTCACTTGGTACGTAATATTATTCACGATCATCAGTCAATGTATCGCATCACTTATGTATAAGACCCGAAGGTCATTGTCAACGGCACCCAGCGTATATCGCACTAAAGAGTACCTAGGTCTAGttcaagacaagaagacaaCGTGTTCGCGAATTATTGAGTGTAACTGCCGCCGCATCTGATGTTCATGGGGTCCCCACTACTGGACGACCTTTGATCACGGGGGCTGTAGACTGCCTACCAGTACAAGCACAGCGCAGACCAAGCCAAGTGATTCCAGTCACTAACACGGAATTCGAGCTGCAACAGCACCACAAACCTCGATGTAAGAACCATCGACTTGCGCATCATCGAAGTCGCGTGAGCCCTGCACAGATGACTGTTGCCCGAAAAGTTCACTGTAAAATCGCTACTGAGGTCAATAGCGTATTATGACCCAGCCTCATCCAGACGTCATGGTCTCAGAAGGGCGTACGTGTTGTTCGAAACAATTTGTCGAATGTAGTAAATGTATACCTAGGCTCACAGGCAATTCACAGCGCCTCGACATGCCATTGTGCCCGATTCGACCATCCTCACTCCCGACACCACTACTCATGCCCTAGGTCCTAGCCCGTGTGCCTCGTCCAGTACAGCGTCGACACCTGGACAAAGAGCCACCAGATCAGATTGGCAAGTAGGCAATGCCTTATTTGATCTCCAGATGAAGCCATTCCATGCTCCAGATCATGGGATAACTGTTTCATCTAGCCCTGGTCCCCCGCAAGAGGACAAAGTGCCGGCTGCTAGTCTCAACCCATATCGCGATGGTCGTATCAGGACCGCGGTGCCAAGCAAGCTTAAGGGCAGGACGAACATGAAGCAAGGTAACTTCAGTGTTATGCATATGCACATCCAGAAGCCGCAAATAACGGAGCGCGACCTTGCGGCCAAGCTTACAAGTGAACgaactgctgctgctgccaaacTTGCGAGTGCTCAAGGGTATCGCTATCCAAGGAGACCGCGGCCACCACACACAGCGGCTCCTCGGAATCTTCCACAATCTCTCTCAAATCCCCCTTCAGTAACTGCAGACATTCACGGGCCACTTTCTCAGCCTCCACCCCGCCGAACTGTTGTGCCATATGAAGAGCGGCGAGCAGAGACGGGATCTGCACAGGCCAGCGCAAGGCTCGAAGAGAATCCATTGACGGAACCAGATAGCATGGAAAATGTTGAAAGAGAAATTCTAGCAGAATCAACTAAAGGAGACGTCACACCCGGGGACGACCATGAACAAGAGGACGCTCCATTGTTAGATTCGAACTCGGCACAGGACGTCAGCATGAACCAGTCGAACGAAATTGCCGCTCCAGTAGATCCCACACAGGAGGCTAACAGAGAACAGCCTGCCATTACGAAGCTCTTGACAACAATTCTTTCACCGGAAGAGGTCAGAGCAGAGAGATATCGACTTCTTGAACTCTTGCGAAAGCTGCACCCAAGTACAGTCGTAGAAACGCTTTGCAGTGCCCTTACTCAGTTCGGTGGGGTCACTCGGCAGCCCCCATCTCCTCATGGGGAGTCCTCTGAGAGCGGCTCGAAGAAAAGCTCGGGCGATCTCTTCATTTCGTGGATTTCGGAAATCTTCCCTCCAAACTTTGCTGAAAACAGCACTACCAAAAGGCCATCGAAACCCTCAACAGGGAGACCACGAGGTAGGCCCAAGGGGAGTACGAAAAGGATAGTAAACGCAGACCTACGTCCTAAGCGTACTGCCTTGGTTCCCCTGGCTATGAGGCCCAGTGAAACGGATCATACGCCGCGTTCGACACTTGTCAAATGCTCGAATGCACCACCAGAGTCTGTTACAAATAATACACGCTTATATACGCCTCTACCGTGTGCTTCTAACAACCAAATCTCGAGTAAGCTACTTCCCCGTGTTACGAAGGGCCGTATTTCTATAGCAGCCACTCCCTCAATCACCCCTAGATTGATAAATGTTTCAGGGGAAGACCGAAGAACCACCTCGGGTCCATCGATGACACCCGCTGAATCAACTGGCGGCTCTACACTGATCATGCCAAATTCTTCGGTTACAACATCAACACGCACGAAGAGTACGGGCAGGCCTCGTGGTCGGCCTAAAGGGTCAAGGAACAAGCCCAGGCTACTGCCTGCCAAgcctgcttcttcctcattcaACCCAACGAACTCTCATCTTAGGGAGTCAAGGCCTCAATCTCATAAGCCAACCACGAGGGAAAGCATGTATAACTCCCTAATATCCACGCCTGATTCAAGCTACGCGAACGAGACAGGCCGTGCTCTTCGAACCACATTTTCTCTCCCAGAGTTGCCCTATCCTACTGGAGAAGCGGCCAGCATAATGCAAGGTGACGCAACTGGCTCGCCTGGCTGCACGCAAGAGAACAAAACGCCAACAGCCGCTGGCAGTTCTGTTATCATACAGGGATCCCAGGGGCCACCCAGCCACCCTCAGGACGCTGACCTAGTTTCTtcaaaaaagagaaagaattcACAAGAAGGTCCTTGCACCAAGACTCGAGTGATCGATATTCCCCAAACATCCCCCAGGACCGCGGGCCTGATCACCAATCCACCTCACGAGACACAAGCCAAGCGTCTTCGTGTGTCTCAGGAGACAGATCCAAGAAACCTTGGCACTAGCAGAAGATGTTCGCAATCAGCCGATGCAGAGGCTTTAGCTTTTCGTTCAAGTGCCACTACCAGACACGCACCGTCCATATCGGACACATTCGCCTCCGGGGTACAGGCAATTGTGAT
This region includes:
- a CDS encoding hypothetical protein (EggNog:ENOG41); this encodes MVRLSNLVGKLDINPLIQATAETVDLGPVHPPKEDSITALEQILPELKKTLVHLRHDYNKHEPEYFAAAEHLSDQDLVGFSADDFEAVRVATSAYGIHLFGKLRIPALPDPSGPSYIHFRVFIGGGDEPPKLHSIHTEEREDSGGGKTYRAIFTKNDELEWFDT
- a CDS encoding hypothetical protein (EggNog:ENOG41~BUSCO:EOG092631MU), translated to MSTKYAFLSLPQGVFDSSDRDDSISSLRGTISSDNGSVLPFNIPDFKIGTLDALVQQADELTKLEASCQAVVSKVADSLKNVLEGDEDRIAQYKMVNDKPTDQYELANVDTDVKTKFNQYNSVKTNLAALQRRQTGNLSTKSLTPIVDPKLLVQDSEYIETHLIVVPGNAKKDFIKEYETISPMVVPRSAVEVAKDDEFVLFAVATFKKHSAEFLAKCREQKWTPRQYKYVEGGRQEEQRELDRVTNEERKVCGEALRMGRTGWSESVMIWIHVMTLRVFVEAVLRYGLPLDYVSVLVKTTSKLAPKVKAALDSSYSFLGGNAFGRDKRGKITKDDAALSSEMAAAGLQTGEGHEYTAYVYYEIEFP